The genomic interval TTTATTCAGATCTTCGGCCTGGAAGCTCTGAGCATCTGTCTCTTCTAATTGCTCCACATTCCAATCCCCGCATTGTGGCATCCCAGAAATAACGGCCATTGAATTCATTGGGGTATACgtacaattttattatttatgccgCATTAAAATGCCAAAGACAATAAAACCATTACGAAATCATGTgaacaattaaaattgcataatAAATACGATAAATACTGATGGCAAATACCTGGAAATCCTAATTAACTGCAAAATATCACAATTCAGCTTAGACACTACGCAGACGATGGCAACTAAACGCTAATTAAATGTACAAGGCACCGATTCCAATCCAAACGGGAGCACACACCACCCATCCACACTTGAtttcaaaatgattttaaatggaCGAGCTGGTTCCCAATATGTCCGAGATGCTGAAGCTGCTGCGCTTCGGCTTGGCCATCGGATCGCTGGATGGCGGAGCAGTAGTAGTAGCAGTaggaggcggaggagcagctggtgcGGTTCCAACCACATCTACAAAGGTGTCGGCATCGGCATCTGCCTCTCGTTCGGCAGCGGACTCGCCGCTCGTGGAGCCCGCCGAGGAGACGGAGGAGGCAGGGGATGGCGGGGTGTAGGCCCAACTTGGATAGGCACCGCCGATGTGCTTGGCATACTCGATGgccggcggcggtggcgcTGGCACATAGAAATTGGCCTCCAGAGCATCCAGCAGATAGTGACGCTGCATCGCCGCACTTGGATGATTCTGATGACTCTGATGATTCTGATGACtctgatgatgatggggaAATTCCTCCACGAGTCGCAACCGTTTGGCTAACGGCGATGTCACCGGACTTTGGTCCACCTGGTTCATCTCTGGCTGCGATGGCGGTGGCGAGTCATTTATCTTCCTTTTGCATCTCGACTGACCCGACTCACGGAATCCCTTGGCAAAGGGATTGTTGTCGATCTTCAGCTTGGTGATGCGGTCATTCTGCAAAGCAAACAAGAGGATTAGCTATCACGTTCCATATTTAAACAGAGATATAGCTCCACACACCTGATAAGCCGTTACGGCTATAAACTCCGTCTCCGGGAAGACAAAGGCCTGCTGGGGTGCCCACGGAATCTGGCCGAGATCAGAGGTACGTACGACATGCAGACGCGGCTGATACTTGTGCATGCTGGCCAAGACGATCTGGAAAAACAGGAAAATAGAAGGTCAGTTTCTACTCAAGAAGAAAATGGTTCAATATTTCTTGATAATGATTACTTACATGACCATTGTTATCCAGCGTGTTGTTCGTCAGCTTCACTTTGCTGAAGAGCAGAGCCTGCGATTGCCAGTGTTTTCCGGTGGCCGGACTCTCCGGATGCAGATACATGCGCTGGGGGCTCTGGGGCTCGGCTCCTCCGGCCGGCACCCACTGGGAGCCGGAGAACTTGTAGCGACAGTCGCCAATGGGCACCATCTCCAGGAGCACACAGTAGctggcctcctcctccaggcCACTGAGAGAAACCCGCATCGAAGGGAACATGCGTCTGATGGGATGAAGAAGATGGTAAGTGGTTGTTAGTGACACGTTTGCACCATAAGATTTAGGAgcaagcagaagcagaaggcTTATCAATGGGAGATAAGCTGAGCTGATGGGGGCGAGCAAATAGTTGACTTTAAAATGGTACCAACCTGCCGCACTTGGTGATGATCATCTCGGTGCCGATGGTGTGGAACTGCTGCCACAGTTCGTTGTTCTCCAGCTTGGCCTCCACATCGCCGGGCAAAGTGGGttgcggcggtggtggcggtggcacaAAGTGTCCGGCAAAGTTGGGCAACAGGCCGCAGAGTGGATCTATGGCAGCAACGATGGAGGAGGTTAGTTAGCCGACGGCAAAAACATGGGTGTGCTGCCCACTTACCGGGTAATCGTTGCATAATCTGCTGGCGGTATATCTCCTGGGcgatctgctgctgcagacGCAGATCGGCGATGTTGGGCAAGGTCAACATgttttggggtttttgggTGTGGAGATATGCGCCTAATCTTTCCGTCTGGCGATGTTTTGTAAATTGATATTATTCCGTGGTAAATCGACGACGTCTGGAACACGAACTGATCGCTTTGCTGTCCAGATTGAGACTGTCTCTCGGCATCTCGGAGCGGGCACTACTTCAGTTCTGCCAGAATCCGGTCCGTTGGGTTCCTCCCTCTCTCCCTTCGCTCTGCACTCGATCCGATCCTCAGGTAGTGGCCCGACCTGTTCTCATGCCCATGCTCAAGtggctctctctctcgcttcCACGCTCACTTGCTCGGCTTCTggccatgtgtgtgtttctcCCTGCCATTGGTCGCTTATCAGCGAGCGTTACGCCATCCCGCTCGCACTCGCTGCGCCAGAGGGCACGCCATTTTCCGTAACGCCGTGGAGCGCTTCTGGTGACCTCCTCCCACGAAACTGGGGGCACGGCACCCATCTTGCCGCTGATAGCGGTACGTGGAATGGGAACGGCTATGGAATGACTATGGGGAATGGGGCTTTTCCTCGTGCGGCTTCGTGGAATCGGAGGAGCGCTCTTTGAAGTCGCCTAATCgcttgtaatatttatggaaGTGGAAAACGCTTTGGATATGGGCCAACCAATAATGTTCGAGATTACGTTGTCCCAGAAATGGGAGGCTGTAATTTTGGAGGCACGAgaaggaaattgaaaaaattccTTTTAGAAAAAGAATTTGCCtataaattttccaattttgtAAGTTTTTAAAGTGAGCAGATTCGAATTTATTCGTTATAATCTGTTGTTTACTATCAGTTTGTCACAGTCTGAGTTGAATTAATTAGGTAGAAACAAAAGTATCTTGAATCAAAGTATTTTTGTAAGATTGTATTCACGCTtatcattataataaaattgaaatgttttataaaaaatataggaacattatattttattagtttGAATTTTACTATTCATTAATGTGATCGACAAGGCAAAGTcttggaaata from Drosophila yakuba strain Tai18E2 chromosome 3L, Prin_Dyak_Tai18E2_2.1, whole genome shotgun sequence carries:
- the LOC6532625 gene encoding T-box transcription factor TBX3, whose translation is MLTLPNIADLRLQQQIAQEIYRQQIMQRLPDPLCGLLPNFAGHFVPPPPPPQPTLPGDVEAKLENNELWQQFHTIGTEMIITKCGRRMFPSMRVSLSGLEEEASYCVLLEMVPIGDCRYKFSGSQWVPAGGAEPQSPQRMYLHPESPATGKHWQSQALLFSKVKLTNNTLDNNGHIVLASMHKYQPRLHVVRTSDLGQIPWAPQQAFVFPETEFIAVTAYQNDRITKLKIDNNPFAKGFRESGQSRCKRKINDSPPPSQPEMNQVDQSPVTSPLAKRLRLVEEFPHHHQSHQNHQSHQNHPSAAMQRHYLLDALEANFYVPAPPPPAIEYAKHIGGAYPSWAYTPPSPASSVSSAGSTSGESAAEREADADADTFVDVVGTAPAAPPPPTATTTAPPSSDPMAKPKRSSFSISDILGTSSSI